From the Primulina tabacum isolate GXHZ01 chromosome 3, ASM2559414v2, whole genome shotgun sequence genome, one window contains:
- the LOC142541153 gene encoding protein NETWORKED 4A-like — protein MKSSKIKRMDSKKSHSWWWDSHVSPKNSKWLQENLEEMDQHVKRMLKLIEEDGDSFAKKAEMYYQKRPELIILVEELYRMYRSLAERYDNVTGELRKNIPLDLQSQGSGISEAGSEPRLSRRKSGPPRAAGFDFFLGSGGSGSDLYSKEGDESSTLDSESESEDSSVNNYSSIQSNDDEQGLRRKIVELEVELREIKQKSQMQREERDENSDFSAELGTSYEDLKAANEKIRRSGEEITHLKLELQKYECMSDSNNFLSEDDMKRKNPSVLDSITEIEEIIDRQKNEVLDQDNKIQTLEEGLRITEEKLHLAEEEVSNLRQELINKDGSIQNLQDQLKTASKDVSGWKTKLEKEQREVSKILDRIARYKNNLSDRDQEIRGLKEAISNANKSLSEENDQLQAQITRILKERTYLEDNLKEMDLRCQFLEEDMRRVKFEKDELQVMFEAQICQWKADITKKDEQLEELNRILEILKLEKNTLMAEKDDLNSKVAALAEEIHSKEDYVDQIKNELNKLQMEHVELISGAEEARNTVKEISMKVEELGTEVERQKGIILEGAERKREAIRQLCFSLEHYRSGYHELRMAVVGHKRLPVKVS, from the exons TGGATTCAAAAAAGTCTCACTCCTGGTGGTGGGATAGCCATGTCAGTCCCAAGAACTCGAAATGGCTGCAGGAAAACCTTGAAG AAATGGATCAACACGTGAAACGGATGCTGAAACTCATAGAAGAGGATGGGGATTCGTTTGCCAAAAAGGCCGAAATGTATTATCAGAAAAGACCAGAGTTAATCATTTTAGTTGAGGAGTTATATAGAATGTATCGTTCGTTGGCGGAGCGGTATGATAATGTGACTGGTGAACTCAGAAAAAACATTCCGTTAGATCTTCAATCGCAGGGCTCTGGAATATCTGAGGCAGGATCCGAACCAAGGTTAAGTCGTCGTAAATCTGGTCCGCCGCGTGCTGCTGGATTTGACTTCTTTCTTGGAAGTGGTGGAAGTGGCTCGGACTTGTATAGTAAAGAAGGAGACGAGTCGTCTACTTTGGACTCAGAGTCGGAATCAGAAGATTCTTCTGTGAACAACTACTCGAGCATACAGAGTAATGATGATGAACAGGGACTGCGGAGGAAGATTGTCGAGCTCGAGGTCGAGCTTCGTGAGATAAAACAGAAGTCTCAGATGCAACGGGAGGAACGCGATgaaaattcagatttttctgCTGAACTGGGAACATCATATGAAGATCTGAAGGCAGCAAATGAAAAGATTCGCAGATCAGGAGAAGAAATTACCCACTTGAAACTTGAGCTTCAAAAGTACGAATGTATGAGCGATTCAAATAATTTTCTTTCCGAGGATGATATGAAGCGGAAAAATCCAAGTGTCTTGGATTCCATTACAGAAATCGAAGAAATTATCGATAGACAAAAGAACGAGGTTTTGGATCAAGACAACAAGATTCAAACGCTCGAGGAAGGCCTTAGAATCACAGAAGAGAAGCTTCATTTGGCAGAGGAGGAAGTTTCAAACTTGAGGCAAGAACTAATCAACAAGGATGGCTCAATTCAGAATTTGCAAGATCAGCTCAAAACAGCATCTAAAGATGTATCTGGCTGGAAAACCAAACTCGAGAAAGAGCAAAGGGAGGTCTCAAAGATACTAGATCGAATAGCGAGGTACAAAAACAATCTTTCTGATCGTGATCAAGAAATACGGGGACTGAAAGAAGCTATATCCAATGCCAATAAGAGCTTATCTGAAGAAAACGATCAACTTCAAGCACAAATAACTAGAATTTTGAAGGAGAGAACTTATTTGGAGGATAATCTAAAAGAAATGGATTTACGTTGCCAGTTCTTGGAAGAAGACATGAGACGAGTCAAGTTTGAAAAGGACGAGTTGCAAGTTATGTTTGAAGCTCAAATTTGCCAGTGGAAAGCCGACATTACAAAGAAAGACGAACAACTGGAAGAACTAAACAGAATTCTTGAAATACTTAAGCTTGAAAAGAACACGCTGATGGCTGAAAAAGATGATTTGAATTCAAAGGTTGCAGCACTGGCAGAAGAGATTCATTCGAAAGAAGATTATGTCGACCAAATCAAGAATGAGTTGAATAAACTTCAAATGGAGCATGTTGAATTGATATCTGGAGCTGAGGAGGCACGTAACACTGTGAAGGAGATAAGCATGAAAGTTGAGGAACTCGGAACCGAGGTGGAGAGACAAAAAGGAATCATTCTTGAAGGTGCTGAGAGAAAACGAGAGGCGATACGACAGCTTTGTTTCTCCCTCGAGCATTACCGGAGTGGGTATCATGAACTTCGAATGGCTGTTGTTGGGCACAAACGACTCCCGGTAAAAGTATCGTGA